Within the Methanobacterium sp. BRmetb2 genome, the region ACGCCATCCTGACAATCTAAAATTCCCTCATGAACATATACATCTTTTAAGGAATCCATTATCTTTTCCTTTTTATCATGTTCACACTCAACAGAAAAAATAGTTCTTGGATACTCTGGTAATTCCTTTGCCATAGCAGATAAGTGTTGATTATTTTTGCAGATTATCTCCAGCATTTTAGCTGCTGCAAATATAGCATCAAAACATTCGTGAATCTGGGGAAAAACGTACATACCTGGTTCGTCCCCACCAAATATTGCCTTATTTTCTGCTACTCCATTCAACACCAGATCAACCGGGGTTTTAATTAATTCTCCCCCAGATTCTTTAATTACCTCCTCCAGAGACATAGATGCCACCACCGATGATATAATTTTTCCTCCGGGATTTTCAGATAGAGCATCCCGAGCAAAAATTCCAAGTATGGTCTGATCCCGTATAATATTTCCTTTCTCGTCAATAAAAACCACTCGATCTCTATCATTATCCAGTGCAATCCCCATATCTGCACCAACTGCCTTTACCAAATTAGAAACTAAAGAAAGAGTCTCTGGACTTGGTTCAGAGTACCGGGAAATTTGATCAACAGGTTGACACCCAGTAAGTATCATTTCACATTCTAATTCTGATAAAATATTAGGAGTCACTGGAGTAGTTAAACCTTTAGCACAATCTAAAATAACTTTAGGATATCTATCACGGATAACTTCCTGATTTACGTTTTGAACTACTGCATTTCTATATTTGTCAATGTAATCATGGACATAAGATAACTGACCTATCATATCCCAAGGAACCCTTTCTGGATTTTTTTGGACCAAAGGTATTTTATGGTCACTGAAAACCTTTATAGTGATGTCTTCTGGGTGAAGATGGGAAGCAGTAACAGTAATCACTACACTGGCATCATACAAATTCCTTGAATAAAATACAGCAGGTATAGGAGAAATTCCACAATCAAAAACATTTATTCCAGCAGCCATAATACCCGAAGTTATGGATCTTTTTATCATCTGCGAAGCAATACTTGTATCTCTACCTACTACTGCCACTTTTTCTGGCCTTAAAAAAGTTCCTATAACCGTTCCCAAATTAGAAGCAAATTCATTGGTTATCTCTGTATTAACATTTCCCCTGATTTCTTTTACATATAAAGCCATTAAAATCCCCCTTAAACTATAAAAAAACTCCATTCTACTTAAATATTATTTATTTGAGTCAATGATTAACATGTTCACCTTAAATAATCATAATCAACTATAGAATCAGCAGGAATAGAAACATTATTTGCTATAAATCTGGATGATTTAATTATGCAACCTGCACCTAATTCAGTTAAGCTCCCTACCACTGCATCCCTCTCTACAATGGTGTTTTCATTGATTGAACATCTACTATCAATTATACAACCTTCTAAAAATGAATTTTCCCCAATTATTGAATTTGAAAAGATAACAGCCCCCTGAATATTAGTATTTTTTTTAATATGCACATTATTGCCTATAACAGTACCTTGAGATATTTTACAACCTTCTTCAAGTATACAATTATCTCCGATTACAACTGGTCCTTCTATCCGCACTTTTTCACCAATTTTAGGATTTTTTCCAGTCCATATATTACCAAGTCTTCCCACCTGGCGGTTTATCTTTTTACCCTTCAGTCTCTGTTTTATTTCCTGATCTAGAAGGTCGTAAGTAGCTTTTATATAGGTGTCAGGTCGGCCCACATCATTCCAATAACCATCAAAAATATATCCATAAAACCCAGCCCCTTCTCTGATAAGTTGAGGAAATATGTGTTTAGAAAAATCCACCTCTCCCCTTTTTCTATCCAAATAATCAAAGATTTCTGGTTGGAATACATATGTTCCAGTGTTAGCAATATTGCTGAAAACCTTATCTGGAGATGGTTTTTCCAAGTAATTAACAATCTGCTGATTGTCATCAATTTCTGCTATACCAAAATGACTGGGATCATCAACTTGAGTCAAAACCATGGTGGCCATTGCTCCTTTATCTTTATGGAACTTCAACAAATCACAGAAATTCACATCGGTTATCACATCACCGCTTACCACAAAAAAAGTATCGTCAATAAATTTTTTAACCTTTTTTACTCCCCCTCCAGTTCCCATGGGCCATGGTTCAACAGAATATTTTATGTTTAAACCCATATCAGTACCATCTTTAAAGTAGCGCTTGATATGAGATGACATATAACTAAGAGTAACTATTAAATCAACAAAACCGGATGCTCTGAGTCTTTCAATCATATACTGCATAATAGGTTTGTTCACCAGTGGGACCATAGGTTTAGGTCTGATAAAAGTCAAAGGACGCAGCCTAGTACCTTTTCCTCCGGCCATAAGCACGGTTTTTATCATAATATCTAAGTTATTTATCTTATTTTCAAAATATATATAATTTTTGTACAAAAAAACCAATAAAAACAATATACAATAAGATATAAGCTATAAAAACCTCATTTTTCGTATAAAAAGTTTAAAATATCTTTATGAAAATTATTCACCTAATTAATTAGACTCATCCAAAAATGATTTGATATCCATACTATGGTTTAAAACCAAATAATCCAATCTTAACAATGTTTAATCAGAATATTTTAAAACATTCATCATATTTTTTTCAGCCAAAACAAGGGTGTAATTTGAGAGATACTCCCTACTTAAATAATTAAAAAATTTTTCCTTAGCATACTCATTGTATTCAAAATTTAGGTTATCATATTCAACACCCATAAGAATTAAACCAGGAGCAGGCATTGGTTGAATATTGATTTTAGATGACTTAAAGGAAGGATCGAATAATTTATCCAATTCCAGTAAATTGAGTTGACTTTTGCCAATCATCAATAACACAGTTACAATTTTCCGCACCATGTTCCAGAGAAAACTTTCACCATAAACATCTATTATTAAATAATCATTTTTTCTGGATATTCTTAATTGGTTAATTTTTCGAATGGGATTTCTTTCACTTTTTTTTGAAAACTTTTGGAAATTATGGGTTCCTTCAAATCTAACAGATGCTTTTTTCATTAACTCTAAATCAAGCTCTTCATCCGGCAGTAACAAGTAACGATAATGCCTTTGTCTAGCAAACCTAGGATTAAATTCATTTGAAACTTTAGAACTGGCCAAAATTCTTATATCGTCGGATAAAAAACTGTTAACATGATTTATTCTTAATTTATTAGATGTTTTAAAGGAGACAACATTTCCCAAGGCATGAACTCCACTATCAGTCCTTCCGGCAATGGAAAATTCTGAAGTTCTAGTATCCTCAATCATTCCTGATTTTTTAAGTGCTTGGATCAGCTCTCCCTCCACAGTTCTAAGTCCCGGTTGTCTCTGAAAGCCATGGAAAGGCGTGCCAAGGTAGGCAATCTTTAAAGCTAATATGTCCATTCTAACACCAAAAACCATTATTCTATTGGAATTCAATTAATTTTATTTATTAAATAGATAATTAGATTATAAATAATTAAATATTTAAGATTAACAAATGATTCCTATGAGATCCCCTTTTTCACCATTTAAAAACAATTTTCATGAAAAAAAGATGGATAACGATCAAAAAATTGGATTTGTGGACAAAAAATGGGGATATTTAAGTATAGTCGCTGCTATGATTTTTTTTGGAATTTCCAGCACATTTAACAAAATTTTGTTATCAGATATTCATCCTATTTCTTTAGCCGCGCTAACTTACATAATTGCAGGATTGTTCCTTATAGGGATCCGTTTTTCACCTCTTAAAGATAAAATCCTCAATATATTAAACCAAAAAACAAAACCCGATGATTCTATTAAAGCTAAAGATTATGGAATCCTATTTTTGACTGCAATTTTAGGTACAGTTCTAGCACCTATCATATTCTTAAATGGTCTAAATGCCACCACAGCAGTTAATACATCTTTATTGATGAATTCAGAAACTCTATTTATAATTCTCATTGGATTCTTTTTTTTAAAAGAACGTTTTGTAAAAAAAGATTATATAGGTTTCAGCTTTCTGATTTTAGGAACAATTTTCTTAACAACCAATGGTCACATTGAAAATATTTCAATTAGCTCTGACTTTGGAAACATATTAATACTTACTGCTGCTTTCTTTTGGAGTATAGATACCAGTCTAGGAAAACTTTTAAGTGTAAAAAGAGATCTTTTATTAATATCCGCCATCAAATGTTCTATTGGAGGGATAATTCTATTCTTAATATCTTTAATATTGAATCTAAGTTTCGAAATTCCATTATATAACTTACCCTACTTGTTAACTATTGGAATTGTAAGTGTAGCTTTATCATTTGTTCTGATTTACTTTGCAACAAGGGAGATTGGTTCGGCACGAGTAGGATCCATCTTTCCATTATCTGCATTATTCGGAGCAATATTCGCATTTTTAATTCTTGGTGAACCATTTTCATTTCTACAATTGTTATTCGGATTTTTAATGTTCTTAGGAATATTTATTCTCTACAAGAATGGTAAATATCAGGAAAATGTTTGAATTTTAATTTTTGATTCCATAAAAAAATAACATAATTTACAGCAAATTTTATTAAAAATATATTTTATGTAAAAAGTTGAATTATATAAATAAATGGGATAAATCTAATTTAACAGTAATATAAAGTGGTCGAAATGTCTCAATCGAATAAGTCAATGTTAATAATACCTGCGGTAGATCTAAAAAATGGTAAATGTGTCCAGTTAGTACAGGGAAAGCCTGGAACTGAACAGATTGTTATAGATGACCCTGTAAAAGTGGCCAGACAATGGGAAAGTCAGGGAGCTCGTCTTTTGCACCTGATAAATCTTGATGGTGCATTTGGTGAGGGTAAAAAAAATCAGGAAATAATTGAAAAAATAGTTGATGAAATTTCAATTCCCATACAACTGGGTGGAGGAATTAGAACCCGGAAAGATGCTACAGATCTTTTAGAAAAAGGAATAGACAAAGTAATATTAGGCACCATGGCCATTGAAAATCCAGAAAATGTCACTGAACTTGCAGAAGAATTTGGAAAAGATAGGATAATTGTGGCTTTGGACAGTAAGGAATCCAAAGTAGTTATTAAAGGTTGGACCCAGAAAACAGATAAAACTGCCCCAGAATTTGCCAAAATATTTGAAGAAAAAGGTGCAGGATGCATTCTTTATACAAATGTAGACGTAGAAGGTCTTATGCAAGGTTTCAAAATAGAACCTGCATTAGATCTCATGGAGGCTGTGAAAATACCAGTGATCTATTCTGGAGGAATTACCTCACTGAATGATTTGAGATTACTTAAAAATAGTGGTATTTACGGCGTAGTGATTGGTTCTGCATTATATAAAGGTAAAATTGATTTTAAAGAAGCTTTGAACCTCTGAGAAACTAGAATTAATAGGGGAATTTCAAGTTAAAAAACCCTTCTTAATTATTTCATTTTCAATGTTTTCAACTACTTTTCTCATTCTTAAAATTTGATCGGGATTGGTTGAAATAGAAGTTATACCATATTCTATCAGTTTTTTAACTATTGACTCGTCAGTTGCAGCATAACCACATAAGCAGCTTTCAATCTCATTTTCCTGACATTTCTTTATTACTAATTCAACTGTATTTAAAACAGCAGGATGCATCAAATTAAAATGTTTGGCAACTTTTACACTTCTTCTATCAACTGCCAGCAGGGACATAGTTAAGTCACTCATACCAATGGAAACAAAATCTATTCCTTCCCTGATAAAATCGTCCAGTATTAATGCAGAAGAAGGAGTTTCAATAGACACGCCAAACTTTATATCTTTATGGGGTTTTAATCCTGAACTTTTTAACAATTCTTTAGCTAAAATATATTCAGAAATATCTCTCACAAATGGAATTTTAACGGCAATATTAGTATATCCTTCTTCATAAATTTCTTTAACAGCTTCAAATTCTGCTTTCAATATTTCTGTATTTTTTAAATCATTATTTATGCCCCTAAAACCTAAAAGAGGATTTTTTTCACGATTTTCGATTGACCCACCTATCAAATGTGTTAATTCATCACTTAAAATATCAAAAGTTCTAAACCACACAGGTTTTGGATAAAAAACGTTGACAATACCTTTTATACCATTTACAATAGTTTCTGTTAATTTATTTTCCTCTAATAATCTTTGTGGATGTTTTCCTGTACGTATTATTATATTTTCTATTCGAATGGATCCTACACCATCAGAGAGGGGAGCTACTTCACCAGCAATTTCAGGTATGTTCAAGTTAACCTTCATATTGGTCGATGGATTAAATACTTCAAAAAAATCTTTTTCTTCCTCAATTTCTATGAATCCCTGATAAATATTACCTGTTTTGCCATCAACAGTTATAATTGCATCTTCGGGAATGACCTGAGTAGCATTACCTGTTCCCACAATACAAGGTATTTTCAATTCTCTTAAGACAATAGCAGCATGACTAGTTACTCCACCATAATCAGTTACCACCCCTGCAGCTTTTCGCAGTAAGGATAACATGTCCCGGGATGCCCTGGAAAGTACAACTATCTCCCCACCTTCAATATCCAATAGGTCATCGATTCTTTTAATTTTTTTTACTTTTCCAACACTAACATAGGAACTGGTTCCAATTCCTTTAACAAGTATCATACAACTTATTTTATCTTGTTTATAACAGAAATATATTTAGTAAATTAAAACCAATTTAATTTAATCAATGCTTACAATAGAATTTAACTATGGTGAAATAATGAAAACTGTGATGGCTACAGGAACTTTTGATATTATACATCCCGGACATATTTATTACCTTAAAGAATCTAAAAAGTTGGGTGGGGAAGATTCTAAACTTGTGGTGGTTTTAGCTAGAGATATTACAGTAAGGGCTAAAAAAAGGATACCAATTGTAAATGAGAAACAAAGATTAGAAGTGGTAGAGATGTTAAAACCAGTTGACAAAGCATATTTAGGTAGTAAAACTGATATGTTTGAGATTGTAAAAGAAATAAAACCAGACATAATTACTCTTGGTCCTGACCAAAAATTTGAGATAGAATTTTTGGAAGAACAACTGAAAAATAGAGACTTAAAAGCAGAAGTTAAAAGAATAACAGATTGTAAAGAATCTCCACTTAATAGTACCTGTAAAATAATCAAAAAGATTAAAAGTATGGAATTTGATGAAAACATCTTTAAAGATTGTTAATTATAAAAATAATTAACATTTATTTAAAAATTTGTTAAATACTAATTTTAATTACTAATTTTAATTTATTAAAAAAGAAAAGATTAGAAAGGCAATTCTGCATATCGGCCTTTCCAATACAAAATTTTACAGTTTTGCATAACGCCTAAGCTATTTCTCGAACTGGTTGCATCTGCAGTATACCAATTACCACCTACATACAATTCAGCCCACACATGTCCCACTGTCATACTGGTGAATTCACACTGTGCATGAGCATACCTGGCAGGAATACCCACTGATCTGGCCAATGCAATTAATAAATGGCTGTGATCTATACAGTTTCCATCACGAGTTTTTAAAATGCCCGTCGCACCGTATTTTGTATTGTAATAGAATGTGTAACTCAAATTATCTCTGACCCATTTGAATATTCTATCGGCTTTTTCATACGACGTTGTGGCGCCTTGAGTTATAGACAGTGCAAGTGATCTTATTTGAGGATCATCTGACTGACAATTATCTGTGGGGACAAGATATTCTTGCATATCGCTAGAACTTCCATTCGAGGAACTTAGAGTTTTTGTGTCAAGAATAGCGTAATTCGGTAGCCTTCCATTGGTATTATAGAAATCCATTATTTTGGAAAAACTATAAACCATATAGTTAAAGTTGACCTTCCCAACAGAAAACACTGAATAATTTGGTGCTCTGTTGTATGATTCCATGAAGGTTTTTAATTTTTTAGCTACATCTAAGTATTCTGATTTATTGATGTTAGCGTTGACGATATCACCGCTAGGACTAGGTGCTTCGCCTAAAGTCTTGAATGTTATAGGAGCAGAAGTACCCTGATTTACTTGCAGCACACTAGACACCAGTAAGTATAAGAACTCTGACATGCTGATTTGTTTTCCTGAAACAGTTACATAGCTAGGAAGCCGTTTATTTGACTCAACAAATGCTTTAACTCTAGAAGCCGCAGCTTTAATCTCTGCTATTGTCGTTGAATTTCCACCTGTCGAACCAGAGCCCGACGAATTACCGCTGAAAAAATTACTATCAATCAGTCCGTAAGAAAACAGTGCGTAACCACTTGCCCCATTACCAATTGCAACATCTGAATCCTGCTTTAATTCTGTAGCAGGTAAAGGAGTTAAATCGCTATCCGACCTATAACTCTGCAAACCAGCAACAACCGGCTTACCACCAGCATTATCAACAACATATTTTACAACTGACCCAATCCATGCACTATCTGCTTTATAATTGCCTTTATAAACCATAGGGACTAAAAAATCCAAATAATTGGATAATTGAGAATAGTCCTGCCCGTAGTAATAGGCATTCACTGATTTTTCAGGCATTAAAGCCGCTGAAACTGCAACTTTTGATTTCACAGATTTCACCGCGTTGTAAGCTCTTTGGACAAATGAAGTTATGGTTTGTGTACCATTTGTGTATTCATAAGCGGTTCCAGGATATCTCACATAATCTAAGTGAATACCATCGATATTGTAATTTTTGGTTATATCTGTAATTGTTTTTATGAGTGCATCGTTAAATGCGGTACTGTTCCCATATCGGGTCTCGTAGCGATACGATGTCTTGGTTACCCATTTATACTGAGTTTTATTGACATATTTGTATGCGGTTTTGTATTTTATAGTGTATTTCCAGTTATATTTCCACTTATATTTCCATCGTCCATAAGATTCGTACCATACTTTGTACCATGCCTTGTACCAACTTTTATATGAAACTTTATAGGCAACTTTAACTGTTACTGTGTATGGCACCTTCACCTTTTCGGTGTATGGGATTTTTACTTGGTAGCTGTAGTTTCCTTGTGGATCAACCCATTTCCCATTGCTGTCTAAAAAACAGGTAATCCATGCATGAACTCTTATTCCGCTTCCATTCAATTTATTAATCAGTGCTTGTAGTTGAGTGGTGTAGGTGGATGTGTATCCCTTAGTTAAAAGGAATATGTCAGTTATTCCAGAAGCTTTCAGTGTAGTTACATTGATGTTATTCACATCTTCAGGTCTCATCCAGAATCCTGTTACATTGGAATATATTCCATCTCCTGCAGCAGCATATTCCGGAATATTTTCTGAAGAATTGTTGGTAATGTTATTGCTAGATGTAGTCAAGTTATCTTCAATGATTGATTGGGTTGAGCTAGAGTTCGTGTCGTTAATTAATTGCTGGTCTTCTAATGTGGCGTATATGCTATTTGTACTGAGCAATGCCACGCCAAATATTAGCAGCACTGCAAGCAACAAATGTCGCTTCATTATACTGCCTCCATGTTTTTCCCCAATACCAAATAACTCCATTTTAGGAATTCTTTGGTAAATTATAATTTCAGCTATGATAACATATAAATATTTTGATTTAAAATTAATTAAGAATTGCTTGCTTATTTAAGATTTAATCATAACTTTATTATCATTTTAACAGTGATTTAATATAGAAATAGTTTAAAAATATATGAAATAAGTGTATAACGTAATCTATAATGAAAACTGATAAAAATCAGATAATTATCGTAATAAACTACTGTTTTTAGTATTTATTGAAGAAAATGAGAATTTAAAAAACAAAAATAAGGGGATTTAGAAAGGTAATTCTCTCCAAATACCTGTTCCATTAGCCCCTTTTAAATAAAGTATCTGACAATTCTGCATCACGCCAAGAGTATTTCTAGAACTTGTTGCATCGGCGATGTACCATTTACCATTCACATATAGCTCAGCCCAAACATGACCTACGGTCATGGATGAAAACTTACATTGTGCATGACCATATCTTGCTGGAATTCCAACTGATCTTGAGAGAGCCACAATCAAGTGGGAATGATCAATACAGTTACCATCAAGGGTTTGTAAGATTCCAGTTGCTCCATATTTAGTGTTGTAATAGAAGCTGTAACTTAGGTTATCTCGGACCCATTTAAAGATGGCATCTGCTTTCTCATAATTGGTAGTCAGACCATTGGTTATGGATTTAGCTAATGCTATTATAGTAGCATTGGTGGATTGCGCATTTTTTGTCTCTTGCAGGTAAATTAATAATTCCTCTGGTATAGAAGAGTCATATCCCATCTCTGCAGTTTTAATAATTGCATAGCTTGGAAGCCTCTTATTGGTTGCATAGAAGTCCATGATCTTCGAATAACTGTACACCAAGTAATCAAACTGAACATTACCCAATGAATAAACACCCCAATTAGGAGCCCTACCCTTAGAATCAATAAAGGCCAGCAGATTACTTGCAACCTTCAAATACTCAGACTTACTTACATTACCTGAAACAATAGCACCACTAGGATTAGGAGCACTACCAACATCCAACAACTTAATAGGAGTAGTAACACCCTGGTTAATTTGCAACACACTAGAAGTCAACAACTGAAGAAGCTGAGACATACTAACCTGCTTAGAAGCAATAGTAACCGAATCCGGCAACTTACCATTAGCCTCAACAAAAGCCTTCACCCAAACCGCAGCACTCTTAATCTGATCAATCGTAAAACTCACTGAATCATCACCAGGCTCATTGCCTGAATTATCACCGCTCATTTCACTAGTTTTAATAATTGCATAGTTGGGAAGCCTCTTATTGGTTGCATAGAAGTCCATGATCTTCGAATAACTGTACACCAAGTAATCAAACTGAACATTACCCAATGAATAAACACCATAATTAGGAGCCCTATCATTGGACTCAAAGAAGCTCAGCAGATTACTTGCAACCTTCAAATACTCAGACTTACTTACATTACCTGAAACAATAGCACCACTAGGATTAGGAGCACTACCAACATCCAACAACTTAATAGGAGTAGTAACACCCTGGTTAATTTGCAACACACTAGAAGTCAACAACTGAAGAAGCTGAGACATACTAACCTGCTTAGAAGCAATAGTAACCGAATCCGGCAACTTACCATTAGCCTCAACAAAAGCCTTCACCCAAACCGCAGCACTCTTAATCTGATCAATCGTAAAACTCACTGAATCATCACCAGACTGATTAACCGAATTCCAGAAGTTTTCGTCAATTAAACCGTATCTAAATAAGACATATCCTGATGATCCACCGTCTGATGCTGCATTTACGTCCTGGTTTAATTCATCTGCAGAGAGCTTTGTAATATCACTGTCTGAGCGATAAGTTTGTATACCTGCTACAACAGGTTTTCCATTGGCTTGTCCAACAATATATTCTGTAGTTGAAGCAATCCAATCTGTGTCTTCGTTATAGTTCCCCTTGTAAATCATGGGAACTAAAAAATCAAGGAATTGTGAAAGTTGACTGTAATCTTGTCCATAATAATAGGCATTAACAGACTTTTCAGGCATTAAAGCAGCAGAAACCGCTACTTTTGTTTTTATTGAGTTAACTGTGTTGTACACATTTTCAACAAATGAGGTTATGGTTTCTGTCCCATTTTCGTGTTTGTAAGCAGCGTTATTCCCTACTCCGGAATATCTAACGTAGTCTAAATGGATTCCGTTTACATCAGTGGTGCTAACAATATCTGAAATTAAGTTTAAAAGATTGTTAGTGTGGGTTGTATTCTTTGGATCTATCCAATTATCATCAGAATCTTTGAAACAAGAGATCCATGCATGAACTCTTATTCCTGTATCTTGGAGCTTTTCCAATAATA harbors:
- a CDS encoding tRNA pseudouridine(38-40) synthase TruA, whose product is MDILALKIAYLGTPFHGFQRQPGLRTVEGELIQALKKSGMIEDTRTSEFSIAGRTDSGVHALGNVVSFKTSNKLRINHVNSFLSDDIRILASSKVSNEFNPRFARQRHYRYLLLPDEELDLELMKKASVRFEGTHNFQKFSKKSERNPIRKINQLRISRKNDYLIIDVYGESFLWNMVRKIVTVLLMIGKSQLNLLELDKLFDPSFKSSKINIQPMPAPGLILMGVEYDNLNFEYNEYAKEKFFNYLSREYLSNYTLVLAEKNMMNVLKYSD
- a CDS encoding EamA family transporter, with protein sequence MDKKWGYLSIVAAMIFFGISSTFNKILLSDIHPISLAALTYIIAGLFLIGIRFSPLKDKILNILNQKTKPDDSIKAKDYGILFLTAILGTVLAPIIFLNGLNATTAVNTSLLMNSETLFIILIGFFFLKERFVKKDYIGFSFLILGTIFLTTNGHIENISISSDFGNILILTAAFFWSIDTSLGKLLSVKRDLLLISAIKCSIGGIILFLISLILNLSFEIPLYNLPYLLTIGIVSVALSFVLIYFATREIGSARVGSIFPLSALFGAIFAFLILGEPFSFLQLLFGFLMFLGIFILYKNGKYQENV
- the hisA gene encoding 1-(5-phosphoribosyl)-5-[(5-phosphoribosylamino)methylideneamino]imidazole-4-carboxamide isomerase, with product MLIIPAVDLKNGKCVQLVQGKPGTEQIVIDDPVKVARQWESQGARLLHLINLDGAFGEGKKNQEIIEKIVDEISIPIQLGGGIRTRKDATDLLEKGIDKVILGTMAIENPENVTELAEEFGKDRIIVALDSKESKVVIKGWTQKTDKTAPEFAKIFEEKGAGCILYTNVDVEGLMQGFKIEPALDLMEAVKIPVIYSGGITSLNDLRLLKNSGIYGVVIGSALYKGKIDFKEALNL
- a CDS encoding phosphoenolpyruvate synthase gives rise to the protein MILVKGIGTSSYVSVGKVKKIKRIDDLLDIEGGEIVVLSRASRDMLSLLRKAAGVVTDYGGVTSHAAIVLRELKIPCIVGTGNATQVIPEDAIITVDGKTGNIYQGFIEIEEEKDFFEVFNPSTNMKVNLNIPEIAGEVAPLSDGVGSIRIENIIIRTGKHPQRLLEENKLTETIVNGIKGIVNVFYPKPVWFRTFDILSDELTHLIGGSIENREKNPLLGFRGINNDLKNTEILKAEFEAVKEIYEEGYTNIAVKIPFVRDISEYILAKELLKSSGLKPHKDIKFGVSIETPSSALILDDFIREGIDFVSIGMSDLTMSLLAVDRRSVKVAKHFNLMHPAVLNTVELVIKKCQENEIESCLCGYAATDESIVKKLIEYGITSISTNPDQILRMRKVVENIENEIIKKGFLT
- a CDS encoding FAD synthase, which translates into the protein MATGTFDIIHPGHIYYLKESKKLGGEDSKLVVVLARDITVRAKKRIPIVNEKQRLEVVEMLKPVDKAYLGSKTDMFEIVKEIKPDIITLGPDQKFEIEFLEEQLKNRDLKAEVKRITDCKESPLNSTCKIIKKIKSMEFDENIFKDC